From Streptomyces sp. SAI-135:
CGCGAGGGCCGCCCGCATCGCGTACCACTTGGCCTCGATGCGCTCCGGGTCGGTGCCGAGCTTGTACGTGGCGTCGTACTTGGCGATCCAGGCCATCAGGGCGCGGTGCCGGTCGTTGAAGGCGTAGTCCTGCGCGAGGTTGTCGTCGTACCAGACGCCGGTCGGGTCCACGATGGAGTCCAGGACCAGGCGGCGCACCTGGTGCGGGAAGAGCTTCGCGTAGACCGCGCCGAGATAGGTGCCGTACGAGTAGCCGAAGTAGTTGATCCTCCTGGCGCCGAGGGCCTGGCGGATCGAGTCCATGTCCCGCACGGCGCTGAGGGTGTCGATGTACGGCAGGACACTCGCGTACTTGCGGCCGCAGGCGGCGGCGAAGGACTTGGCGCGCTTGAGGTTGGCCCGCTCGATCGCCGGTGTGCTCGGCACGGAGTCCGGGCGCACCGGGTCGAAGTGGCCCGGCTTGCAGTTGAGGGCGGGTTTGCTCGCGCCCACCCCGCGGGGGTCGAAGCCGATGACGTCGTACTGGGCGGCGACGGCCTTGGGCAGGCCGGAGGCGATGAATCCGGCGAAGGTCAGGCCGCTGCCGCCGGGGCCGCCGGGGTTGACCAGCAGCGGACCCTGGTACTTCTTCGCGGTGTGCGGGACGCGGGAGAGCGCGAGGGTGATCTGCTGTCCGCGCGGGTGCGCGTGGTCGAGCGGCACCTTGAGGGACGCGCACTGGAGCGTCGGATAGTCGGCGGTGCCGCATTTCTTCCAGGTGGGTTTCGCGGCGTGAGCGGCTTGGGGGGTGGAAGAGCTCTGGGTGTTCTGCGGGGTGCCGGCCTCGGCGGGGACCGCGGTGAAGGTCCCGGCCACGACGACCGCGGCACCGCACAGCACGGCTGCGCGCTTTCTCATGGGGTCCTCCCAGGACGGAGGGTGGCGGACCGCGAGTCTCACGGTCCACGCGGCATCGTCCCGGAAAGTAGGCCCGGAAGAACGTGTTCTGACAGAACTTGACCCGATTGGTCAGTCCGATGCGCTCGAACGCTCTCAGATCAACGTGAGTTGGACCGGCTCGGACACCGGCTCGACCTCGGGCTCCGGCTCGCGGATCCGCCGGGGCATCCCCGCGCCCGCGGGACCGATGCCGTACTCCTGGGCCAGCTCATGGACC
This genomic window contains:
- a CDS encoding alpha/beta hydrolase; its protein translation is MRKRAAVLCGAAVVVAGTFTAVPAEAGTPQNTQSSSTPQAAHAAKPTWKKCGTADYPTLQCASLKVPLDHAHPRGQQITLALSRVPHTAKKYQGPLLVNPGGPGGSGLTFAGFIASGLPKAVAAQYDVIGFDPRGVGASKPALNCKPGHFDPVRPDSVPSTPAIERANLKRAKSFAAACGRKYASVLPYIDTLSAVRDMDSIRQALGARRINYFGYSYGTYLGAVYAKLFPHQVRRLVLDSIVDPTGVWYDDNLAQDYAFNDRHRALMAWIAKYDATYKLGTDPERIEAKWYAMRAALAKKPAGGKVGASELEDTFIPGGYYNGYWPYLAEAFAAYVNGRNADPLVEAYENFGAVDASGDNGYSIYTSVQCRDASWPRDWRQWQKDNWDVYEKAPFMTWNNAWYNAPCAFWPTRSLHPVNVANGKLPPALLFQATNDAATPYEGGATVHQLLADSSLVVEEGGGNHGITLSGNKCLDKHLAAYLTDGRVPRGGGEADAVCAALPDPKPLTSKAASTSSRGAALHGLLGPRG